From Corynebacterium aquatimens:
GCAATTGATATAGATAGGTGGTCCAAACGGAAGTTTATTCTTTCTGCAGGGAAGTTGAGAAGAACTGAATCTCCGGAAGCACCTAGTGCTTGGTAAAACTTAGAAAGTCCGACAAACACTGCGAGGTTCACAATAGTTCCCAAGCCGCCTATCAAGCTGAACTGGAGAAACCTTCCGAGATTAGATTTTTTAAGCAAAATACCTACTTGACGTTTATCGCTGTCTTATTTCGTAGGCGATGGTAATACCGGAAAGATGAAATAAAAATTCATCCTATTTCATCTTTCCAGCGTAGGTCACTCGGAGTTGCTTGTTGTTAGTAGCGGTGCTTGAAGTACCATTTTCCGTCTGCACCCTTATAGCAGGGTTTCGTGACCATGGCCTGGGTTGTAGGATGCGCATAACGAAGCATGCATGTGAACTCGTTTCGGTAAGGTCCCATGGTGGTATCAGCGTTAGCAACACTCGGAACACCAACAGCAACAGCAACAGCAGCAAGACCGGCAATCGATAGCCGTTTAACTCTTTTCACCTTTTACTCCAAACAAAATAGATAGCATTACTGCTTGGATGTTATCGGGCTCTTCGTGATTGGGAGTGCGTTGGTCGTTTCTTGGGGTGCTGGGGTGTTGCACAAGATGTGGGGGTCCTTGCTGGGTTAAGGATTTAGGTGTTCAAGCCAATCCACAACCCAACAAGGACCCTGGTATGCAGCCTAGTTCCAACATCGTCGCCGACACCATTTGCCGCACCGCGGAGCTTGGGTTGGCGATCACCAATGCCGCGCACAACGACGAGTGCACCGTTATCGACTGTGAAACGCTCGACCCGATCAATGCCTGCCCGTCGTGTCAGCAACCGGGCTTGTTGCGCGATCACACCTACCGGCAACTGGTGGATCTGCCGGTGGTCGGGTTTCCCACCCGGCTGCGGGTGCGGGTGCCGCGGTATCTATGCAGCAACGATTCCTGCGCCCAGCAGATTTTCCGGGCTTCGCTTTCCTGCGCTGATGACCGCTCGAAGGTCACCCACCGGGTGGTGCGCTGGATCCTGCAGCGCTTAGCGATCGACCGGATGAGCGTTGCCGCCACCGCCAAAGCACTCGGGATTAGCTGGCAGCTGACATGCGATCTCGCATTGTCCATGGCCAGAGCCCTCGTCGCCGACCCCGACCACTTGGCCGGGGTGCGCGTCATCGGGGTTGACGAGCACAAGTGGGCCCACAACCGCAAGGCTGCCGGCGGCGGGTTCGTCACCGTGATCGTGGACATGACTTACCAGCACACCGGCCAACCGGCCAGGTTGCTTGATGTCATCCCGGGCAGAAGCGCCGAAGTGCTCACCCGCTGGATCAACCAACGTCCGAAAATCTTCCGCGACCAGGTGGAGGTGATCACCATGGACGGGTTTCAGGGTTACGCCACCGCAGCCGATGAAGCCCTGCCTCAGGCCAGGCGGGTGATGGACCCGTTTCACGTGGTGCGTCTTGCCGGCGACAAAGTCACCGCGTGTCGGCAGCGGCTGCAGCGTGAAACCTACGGCAGGCGCGGCAGAACCAACGACCCGTTATATAAAAACCGCCGCACCATGCTCACCCGCATCGATTTTTTAACCGGTGAGCAGCAGCACCGCCTGGATGTGTTGTTCAACTACGACGACGACTACGCCGTGCTGCAAGAAACGTGGCTGGTGTACCAGGAGATCATCGACTGCTACGAAGACCCGAACAAGACCCGCGCGAAAACGAAGATGCGCCGGTTGATCAACCGGCTGCGCGGGCTACGACAAGCCGGGCTTGATGAACTCGCCCAACTCGGTCGTACCCTGCACAAACGCCGCGCCGACATCCTCGCGTTCTTCGACATCGGCGCCTCCAACGGCCCGGTCGAAGCCATCAACGGCCGCCTCGAGCACCTCCGCGGCATCGCCCTCGGATTCCGCAACATCAACCACTACATCTTGCGGTGCCTAATCCACTCCGGAGGCCTCCAACCCAAGATCAACGCACTCTAAAACACGAAGAGCCTGTTATCAGTAAATGGTTGTGTTTTGTCAAGTTGTAGTAGGCCATTTCGGCTCGGTTTTTTAGGCCAGGTCTGCACGGTTTTGGGCCGTGTGAGCGTTGCTGGGGTTTTGGAGGTTATTTCATGAGGGCGTTTGCCATGCGGTAGGACTGGCCGGTGAAGGTGATCATGCGGCCGTGGTGGACGATGCGGTCGATTGCGGCGGCTGCCATGTCGTCGTTTCCGAAGACTTGGCCCCATTGGGAAAATGCAAGGTTGGTGGTGTTGATCAGGCTGCGTTGTTCGTATGCGTCGGCGATTGCTTGGAAGAGAAGTCTTGCCCCGTCGGTGTCGATGGGGATGTAGCCAAGTTCGTCGATGACGAGAAGTTCGTTTTTGCCCAGGGATGCGAGCTCTTTGTCGAGCTTGCCTGCGTGTTTCGCGTTTCGTAGATGGTCGACGAGTCCTGCGGCGGTGAAGAACCTTGCTGGGATGCCTTGAAGGCAGGCTTGGGTGACCAGTGCGATAGCGAGGTGTGTTTTCCCGGTTCCGACATCGCCGTAGAAGACGAGGTCTTCACACCCGTTGAGGAAGTCGAGTGTGGTGAGGTGTTCGCGGGTGATGTCGGCGGGCAGGGCGACCGGGGACCAGTCGTAGCTGTCGAGGGTTTTGCGTACCGGGACACGCGCGCGGTGCATCAGGCGGCGGGCTCGGGATGCGGCCCTGGAAGAAAGCTCCGCTTCGAAGAGCTCAATGAGGATGTCGCACTGGCGTGGGGTGGCATGGTCTGCGCACTCGCGTAACACGGCGGTGGTGAGGTAGAGCTGGCGTCCAAGTACGACAACGCGATCTTTGTTGTTGGTGGTATCGGTGCTCACTTTGAGGTCGCCTCCGCATGCTGTGAGGTGGTGGTTGTGGTGGCAAGGAGCTGGTCGTAGGTGGTGAGGTTCGCTCGCGCTTGTTGTGTTGGTGGTGGGGCGCTGTAGCGTGCGGCGATACCCAGATGAGGCCCGGTTGGTTGGGCGTTGGTTTCTAATAGTGCGGCGGCTGCGGTGACGGTGGCGTCGAATCCGCATTCTGTGGCGGTGGTTTCGGCGTGGGTGAAAAACTCCCGGCGTGTAGCAGTATCCGCCCCGTCGAGGTAGCCCACGACAGCGTCCGGCATGTGATGGCGAAGCGGTGAGTTCGTCCACGCCCCGGGTTTCTTCGCTAACCCAGGCAGCAAACTCATCGGGTTGATCACCGTCGATTCTGCGGTGCCGAAGACTCTCGGCAGCGCGATGATGCGTTTGGTGTCGTCGTCTAAAACGGTGACGGTGTCGTGGGACAACTCCAGCGTGACTTGCCTGTTCGCCCAGGCAGGCCCGACCAGGTAGCGGTTGCCGTCTAGGGTGACAACGCCGGTTTTGTCGGTGCGGCGCACTTCGAAACGCACCGGGTTAAACCGCACCGACGGACATGCTTTCAGCGCCTGCTGATCCTGTTTGAACAGTTCAGCGACCGTGGCTGCCTTCTTGTAGTGCGTGTGGGTAGCAAACGCGGCGCACCCGGACTCCAAGATGGTGTTCAACTCCGCCAGGGAGGCTACTTCCGGCACAGGCACAAGCAGGTTTCGGCGGATGAACCCAACCGCGTTTTCCACATTGCCTTTCTCATGGCCCGAGTACGGATTGCAGTACCGCGCCTTCGTCCTATAGTGCGCTTTGAACGCGGCGAAAAGCT
This genomic window contains:
- a CDS encoding ISL3 family transposase; its protein translation is MQPSSNIVADTICRTAELGLAITNAAHNDECTVIDCETLDPINACPSCQQPGLLRDHTYRQLVDLPVVGFPTRLRVRVPRYLCSNDSCAQQIFRASLSCADDRSKVTHRVVRWILQRLAIDRMSVAATAKALGISWQLTCDLALSMARALVADPDHLAGVRVIGVDEHKWAHNRKAAGGGFVTVIVDMTYQHTGQPARLLDVIPGRSAEVLTRWINQRPKIFRDQVEVITMDGFQGYATAADEALPQARRVMDPFHVVRLAGDKVTACRQRLQRETYGRRGRTNDPLYKNRRTMLTRIDFLTGEQQHRLDVLFNYDDDYAVLQETWLVYQEIIDCYEDPNKTRAKTKMRRLINRLRGLRQAGLDELAQLGRTLHKRRADILAFFDIGASNGPVEAINGRLEHLRGIALGFRNINHYILRCLIHSGGLQPKINAL
- the istB gene encoding IS21-like element helper ATPase IstB, which codes for MSTDTTNNKDRVVVLGRQLYLTTAVLRECADHATPRQCDILIELFEAELSSRAASRARRLMHRARVPVRKTLDSYDWSPVALPADITREHLTTLDFLNGCEDLVFYGDVGTGKTHLAIALVTQACLQGIPARFFTAAGLVDHLRNAKHAGKLDKELASLGKNELLVIDELGYIPIDTDGARLLFQAIADAYEQRSLINTTNLAFSQWGQVFGNDDMAAAAIDRIVHHGRMITFTGQSYRMANALMK
- the istA gene encoding IS21 family transposase, producing the protein MTTIETIRQLDDEGMSRRAIAKAVSVSRATVDKYVNQDDFSPTAPVTTRKPGSIVLGEALCAVVDQWLEQDQRMPRKQRHTAQRICDRLTNEHGYTGSYSPVQRYVKQWKQDHQAPGDGFMELEWSPGVIQVDFGQAEVIMASAARVVHLLVVTFPYSNMRFCRAFAGETAECVITGLLDVIDAAGGVPTEMVFDNATAVGRRVGPKVVESELFAAFKAHYRTKARYCNPYSGHEKGNVENAVGFIRRNLLVPVPEVASLAELNTILESGCAAFATHTHYKKAATVAELFKQDQQALKACPSVRFNPVRFEVRRTDKTGVVTLDGNRYLVGPAWANRQVTLELSHDTVTVLDDDTKRIIALPRVFGTAESTVINPMSLLPGLAKKPGAWTNSPLRHHMPDAVVGYLDGADTATRREFFTHAETTATECGFDATVTAAAALLETNAQPTGPHLGIAARYSAPPPTQQARANLTTYDQLLATTTTTSQHAEATSK